From a single Calothrix sp. NIES-2098 genomic region:
- a CDS encoding thioredoxin domain-containing protein, producing MSKGVITITDAEFETEVLTADLPVLVYFWASWCGPCQLMSPLINFAANTYSDRLKVVKIEIDPNPLTVKQYQVEGVPALRLIKGQELLVSSEGVIGKDKLLSLLETHLNSN from the coding sequence ATGAGTAAAGGTGTAATCACCATAACTGATGCTGAGTTTGAAACCGAAGTTTTGACAGCCGATCTGCCAGTATTGGTTTACTTTTGGGCTTCCTGGTGTGGGCCTTGTCAACTCATGTCACCACTGATAAATTTTGCTGCCAATACGTACAGCGATCGCCTCAAAGTCGTTAAAATAGAAATTGACCCCAACCCACTCACGGTTAAGCAATACCAAGTGGAAGGCGTACCTGCCCTCAGGCTAATAAAAGGTCAGGAACTATTGGTATCCTCTGAGGGAGTTATTGGTAAAGACAAATTACTCAGCCTGTTAGAGACACATTTAAATAGCAATTAG
- a CDS encoding phage shock protein A, PspA yields the protein MGLFDRIKRVVSANLNDLVNKAEDPEKMLEQAILEMQEDLVQLRQGVAQAIAAQKRTEKQYNDAQNEINKWQRNAQLALQKGDENLARQALERKKTYTDTSTALKTSLDQQNVQVDTLKRNLIQLESKISEAKTKKEMLKARITTAKAQEQLQGMVRGMNTSSAMSAFERMEEKVLMQEARAQSAAELAGADLESQFAALESGSDVDDELAALKAQMTLGPASSPNQPQLPPQQQTTSPKSNEVVDAELDSLRKQLDQM from the coding sequence ATGGGATTATTCGATCGTATTAAGCGAGTAGTCAGTGCTAACCTCAATGACCTGGTAAATAAAGCTGAAGACCCCGAAAAAATGCTGGAACAAGCCATCCTGGAGATGCAGGAAGACTTAGTACAGCTGCGTCAGGGTGTTGCTCAAGCGATCGCTGCTCAAAAACGCACTGAGAAGCAGTACAATGATGCCCAAAACGAAATCAATAAGTGGCAGCGTAATGCTCAACTAGCTCTGCAAAAAGGTGATGAAAACCTAGCACGGCAAGCCCTAGAACGTAAAAAGACTTACACTGACACTAGCACTGCCCTCAAAACTAGCCTCGATCAGCAAAACGTTCAAGTTGACACCCTCAAGCGCAACTTAATTCAGCTAGAAAGCAAGATTTCTGAGGCCAAAACCAAGAAAGAAATGCTCAAAGCGCGGATTACCACTGCGAAAGCCCAAGAGCAACTGCAAGGTATGGTGCGGGGGATGAATACCAGCAGTGCTATGTCGGCTTTTGAGCGCATGGAAGAAAAAGTTTTGATGCAAGAAGCGCGCGCGCAGTCAGCAGCAGAGTTAGCAGGTGCAGATCTAGAAAGCCAATTTGCAGCTTTGGAATCTGGTAGCGATGTTGATGATGAATTGGCAGCTTTGAAAGCTCAAATGACCCTAGGCCCTGCTAGTTCGCCCAATCAACCCCAATTACCACCGCAGCAACAAACCACATCTCCTAAATCTAATGAAGTGGTAGATGCTGAGTTGGATTCCTTACGCAAGCAATTGGATCAAATGTAA